One part of the Microbacterium aurugineum genome encodes these proteins:
- the pepN gene encoding aminopeptidase N, with the protein MPGENLTRIEAQERRDVIDTQSYEVALDLTKGAEVFGSRSVVRFTATPESFTFIDLIARDVREISLNGEQLDPSEVFADSRIALTGLQAENVLVVDADCLYTNTGEGLHRFVDPVDGEVYLYSQFEVPDSRRVFAVFEQPDLKATFQFTVTAPAAWKVISNSPTPEAIVHDDDVTATWGFEPTPRISSYITALVAGPYESTFSELTSASGRVIPLGVYGRKSLWQHLDADYIFDKTREGFAYFESKFGVPYPFAKYDQLFVPEFNAGAMENAGAVTFTETYVFRSKVTDAVKERRVVTILHELAHMWFGDLVTMKWWNDLWLNESFAEWASTIATAEATEWTEAWTTFNAMEKTWAYRQDQLPSTHPIVAEINDLEDVQVNFDGITYAKGGSVLKQLAAWVGIEAFFAGVSQYFQKHSWGNTELSDLLSELEATSGRDLSTWSKKWLETAGVNTLEPVIAEGDDGTISRFAITQTAPADYPTIRPHRLGIGFYTLTDGSLTRTHHLEVDVDGDRTEVPELHGLARPDLVLLNDNDLAYAKIRLDEKSLATAIAHLADIHDPLARSLVWGAAWDQTRDAETGASEYIDLVLGNIGRETESTTVRTTLAQLRSAATLYVAPADREAARLKVADGLWSLAEAAEPGSDSQLQFVTAFANALVTPEHAGIVGRLRSGEDTLPGLEVDADLNWQLLVGLATIGATDAATIDAALASDNTAKGGEFAAQARASLPDSASKKAAWASLIERDDAPNTIVRSAALGFTHPAGTAVLAEFVPAYFDMLLPVWESRSYQIAQYLIVGLFPTALADIALRDATRAWLSAHQDAAPALRRLVLENLADVERALAAQARDAED; encoded by the coding sequence GTGCCTGGAGAGAACCTCACCCGTATCGAAGCGCAGGAGCGCCGCGACGTCATCGACACGCAGTCCTATGAAGTCGCCCTCGATCTGACAAAGGGCGCCGAGGTCTTCGGCTCTCGCAGTGTCGTGCGCTTCACCGCGACGCCCGAGAGCTTCACCTTCATCGATCTCATCGCCCGGGATGTGCGCGAGATCTCCCTCAACGGCGAGCAGCTCGACCCGAGCGAGGTCTTCGCCGACTCCCGCATCGCGCTCACGGGGCTCCAGGCGGAGAACGTCCTCGTGGTCGATGCCGATTGCCTCTACACGAACACCGGGGAGGGTCTGCACCGCTTCGTCGATCCCGTCGACGGCGAGGTCTACCTCTACTCGCAGTTCGAGGTCCCCGATTCACGTCGTGTGTTCGCGGTCTTCGAGCAGCCCGACCTCAAGGCGACCTTCCAGTTCACCGTCACCGCTCCGGCGGCGTGGAAGGTCATCTCCAACTCCCCCACGCCGGAAGCCATCGTGCACGACGACGACGTCACCGCGACCTGGGGCTTCGAGCCGACCCCTCGGATCTCGTCTTACATCACCGCCCTCGTCGCCGGGCCCTACGAGTCGACCTTCTCGGAGCTCACGAGTGCGTCCGGCCGCGTCATCCCCCTGGGCGTGTACGGCCGCAAGAGCCTGTGGCAGCATCTCGACGCCGACTACATCTTCGACAAGACCCGCGAGGGCTTCGCCTACTTCGAATCGAAGTTCGGCGTCCCGTACCCGTTCGCCAAGTACGACCAGCTGTTCGTGCCGGAGTTCAACGCCGGCGCGATGGAGAACGCGGGAGCGGTCACGTTCACCGAGACCTACGTGTTCCGCAGCAAGGTGACCGACGCCGTCAAGGAGCGCCGGGTCGTCACGATACTCCACGAACTCGCGCACATGTGGTTCGGGGACCTCGTCACCATGAAGTGGTGGAACGACCTCTGGCTCAACGAGTCCTTCGCCGAATGGGCCTCGACCATCGCGACGGCCGAGGCCACCGAGTGGACCGAGGCATGGACGACTTTCAACGCCATGGAGAAGACCTGGGCGTACCGCCAGGACCAACTTCCTTCGACTCACCCGATCGTCGCCGAGATCAACGACCTGGAAGACGTGCAGGTCAACTTCGACGGCATCACCTACGCCAAGGGCGGCTCCGTCCTCAAGCAGCTTGCCGCCTGGGTGGGCATCGAGGCCTTCTTCGCCGGAGTATCCCAGTACTTCCAGAAGCACTCCTGGGGCAACACCGAGCTGAGCGACCTGCTGTCGGAGCTCGAAGCCACGAGCGGCCGCGATCTGAGCACGTGGTCGAAGAAGTGGCTCGAGACCGCCGGCGTCAACACGCTCGAGCCGGTCATCGCCGAGGGTGACGACGGCACGATCTCGCGCTTCGCCATCACCCAGACCGCGCCCGCAGACTACCCGACGATCCGTCCTCACCGCCTCGGTATCGGCTTCTACACGCTGACCGACGGCTCGCTCACCCGCACGCATCACCTCGAGGTCGATGTCGACGGGGACCGCACCGAAGTGCCCGAGCTGCACGGCCTCGCCCGACCGGACCTCGTCCTCCTGAACGACAACGACCTCGCTTACGCGAAGATCCGTCTCGACGAGAAGTCGCTCGCGACGGCGATCGCGCACCTGGCGGACATCCACGACCCCCTCGCACGTTCGCTCGTGTGGGGTGCCGCCTGGGACCAGACCCGCGACGCCGAGACCGGTGCATCGGAGTACATCGACCTCGTGCTCGGCAACATCGGCCGCGAGACCGAGTCGACCACCGTGCGCACCACGCTCGCTCAGCTCCGCTCCGCCGCGACGCTGTACGTCGCGCCCGCTGATCGCGAGGCTGCCCGCCTCAAGGTCGCCGACGGCCTGTGGAGCCTCGCAGAGGCAGCGGAGCCCGGCAGCGACAGTCAGCTGCAGTTCGTCACCGCGTTCGCGAACGCCCTGGTCACCCCGGAGCACGCAGGCATCGTCGGACGACTGCGATCCGGAGAGGACACCCTGCCCGGATTGGAGGTCGACGCCGACCTGAACTGGCAGCTCCTCGTCGGCCTCGCCACGATCGGTGCCACGGATGCCGCGACGATCGATGCCGCCCTCGCTTCGGACAACACGGCCAAGGGCGGAGAGTTCGCGGCGCAGGCACGCGCTTCCCTTCCCGACTCGGCGTCCAAGAAGGCGGCGTGGGCATCGCTGATCGAGCGTGACGACGCTCCGAACACGATCGTCCGCTCTGCAGCGCTCGGGTTCACGCATCCGGCAGGTACGGCGGTGCTCGCCGAGTTCGTCCCCGCGTACTTCGACATGCTGCTTCCGGTGTGGGAGTCGCGCAGCTATCAGATCGCGCAGTACCTGATCGTCGGACTCTTCCCGACGGCGCTGGCCGATATCGCGCTACGCGACGCGACCCGCGCCTGGCTGTCCGCCCACCAGGACGCGGCGCCGGCGCTCCGCCGACTCGTGCTCGAGAACCTGGCGGATGTGGAGCGCGCGCTGGCCGCGCAGGCGCGCGACGCCGAGGACTGA
- a CDS encoding mechanosensitive ion channel family protein: MILPFADTDSPAETPLPDGVEALLAWLTQVGKNALTVALIIGSCIVIGLVLRLIIRRVVRRIVDSAKNKASVDDTQALERSPLADMRLVQRTRTLGTILQNIVNVMLVVIAIVLIVNALNSSLLGSLTLLTAAVGAGLGFGAQNIVKDVLNGMFIVAEDQIGIGDVVDLGLASGVVEYVSVRITQVRDVNGTLWYVRNGEVTRIGNMSQGWARSIIDIGVPADSDLDLVEHTMLETAQGLAKDPKWRTRIIDKPELWGLESIDGDALVVRIVIKARANAKDDVAQELRRRLRAALLEKEISVPRMADVVPTGLDGARRVRGANPPRTRPNAVTGVPVIPDRGIWRRKKPTDDGSTPK, from the coding sequence ATGATCCTCCCCTTCGCCGACACCGACTCACCCGCGGAGACGCCCCTCCCCGATGGAGTGGAAGCGTTGCTCGCCTGGCTGACGCAGGTCGGCAAGAACGCGCTCACCGTCGCGCTCATCATCGGCAGCTGCATCGTGATCGGCCTGGTGCTCCGTCTCATCATCCGACGGGTCGTGCGTCGCATCGTCGACAGCGCCAAGAACAAGGCCTCGGTCGACGACACGCAAGCACTCGAGCGCTCGCCGCTCGCAGACATGCGACTGGTGCAGCGCACCAGGACACTCGGCACGATCCTGCAGAACATCGTCAACGTGATGCTGGTCGTCATCGCGATCGTGCTCATCGTCAATGCTCTGAACTCGTCGCTCCTCGGCTCGCTGACGCTCCTCACGGCCGCCGTCGGTGCCGGATTGGGCTTCGGCGCACAGAACATCGTGAAAGACGTGCTCAACGGCATGTTCATCGTGGCCGAAGACCAGATCGGTATCGGTGACGTGGTCGACCTCGGCCTGGCGAGCGGGGTCGTGGAGTACGTCAGCGTGCGGATCACTCAGGTGCGCGACGTCAACGGCACCCTCTGGTACGTGCGAAACGGAGAGGTCACCCGCATCGGGAACATGTCCCAGGGCTGGGCGCGATCGATCATCGACATCGGTGTTCCTGCAGACTCCGACCTCGACCTGGTCGAACACACCATGCTGGAGACGGCACAGGGGCTCGCGAAAGACCCGAAGTGGCGCACCCGCATCATCGACAAGCCGGAGCTGTGGGGCCTCGAATCCATCGACGGCGACGCGCTCGTCGTCCGCATCGTGATCAAGGCCCGAGCCAACGCGAAGGACGATGTGGCGCAAGAACTGCGCCGCCGCCTGCGCGCGGCCCTCCTCGAGAAGGAGATCAGCGTCCCGCGGATGGCAGATGTCGTCCCCACCGGCCTCGACGGCGCACGCCGCGTGCGAGGCGCGAACCCGCCCAGGACGCGCCCGAACGCCGTCACCGGCGTTCCCGTCATCCCCGATCGCGGGATCTGGCGGCGCAAGAAGCCCACCGACGACGGGAGTACCCCGAAGTGA